The DNA window GTGGCCCTGCTGGTGCGTGACGGGCGCGGCGTAAAACTCACGGATGCCGGGCTGCGCCTGCGCGACGTGGCCGGCGACAGTTTCCAGCGCTTGCAGGCGGTCTGTGGTGAACTGCGGCATCAGCCACTGGATGCGCCCTTCGTCCTCGATTGCCCTGGCAGCCTGCTGGCGCGCTGGCTGATCCCACGCCTGAGCCGGATCAACCGCGACCTGCCGGACTTGCGCCTGCAGTTGTCCAGCAGCCAGGGGGAGTTGCAGCCGCTGACCTCCGGTGCCCATGCCACCCTGCTGTTCGCGGAGCCACCCTGGCCACCGGAGGTGCGCGTCTACGAGCTGGCCAGCGAGTCCATCGGTCCGGTGCTGAGCCCTCGCTATGCCAATTACCCGCGTTTGTGCGATACCGCGCCTGATGCGCTGCTGAACGAAGCGCTGCTGCATACCGGCTCGCGGCCACAGGCCTGGCCGCAATGGGCGGCGCGGGTTGGCCTGGCACCGGATAACCTGCGTTTCGGCCAGGGGTTCGAGCACCTCTACTATTTGCTGGAAGCCGCGGTGGCGGGACTTGGGGTCGCCATCGCGCCTCGGCAACTGGTGGCGGACGACCTGGCCTCCGGACGGCTGGAGGCGCCCTGGGGCTTCGTCGACAGCCGTGCGCGGCTCGCGCTGTGGGTACCGGCCCGGCACAGCGATCCACGTGCCGAACGGTTGGCCGCCTGGTTGCTCGATGAACTCGCCGACCGCTGAAAAAAAACTGTGACCCATCGGCGCCTTACGCTGTCCATCTAAGCGTGCGTGAACCAGACCTGACGAGAACAGCAGAATGAGCAAGAAAAACAGCCAGACGGAAAGTGCCGATGTCGCCCTCCAGCATATCGTCACGGGTGTGAAACGCTTCCGCGAAGATGTCTTTCCGGCGCAACGCGAACTGTTCAAGAAGCTCGCCCATGAGCAGACCCCGCGTGCCATGTTCATCACGTGCGCCGACTCGCGCATCATCCCCGAACTGATCACGAACAGCTCGCCCGGCGACCTTTTCGTGACCCGCAACGTCGGCAACGTGGTACCGCCCTACGGGCAGATGAACGGCGGCGTCTCGACGGCCATCGAATTCGCCGTGATGGCCCTCGGCGTGCATCACATCATCGTTTGCGGCCACTCGGACTGTGGCGCGATGAAGGCCGTGCTCAACCCGGTGGAGCTGGAGAGCATGCCGACGGTCAAGGCCTGGCTGCGCCATTCCGAAGTGGCCAAGACCGTGGTCGCGGAAAACTGCGGCTGTGCCGACCACAACACCCTGGGTATCCTCACCGAGGAAAACGTCCTGGCGCAGCTCGACCACCTGCGCACCCATCCTTCCGTGGCCGCGCGCCTGGCCAGCGGACAGTTGTTCATCCATGGCTGGGTCTACGATATCGAAAGCTGCGAAATCAAAGCCTACGACGCCGCCAAGGGTGAGTTCCGTCCGATCGGCGATGGCCCGCTGCCGATGGCGACGCCCAAGGCGCGCTACTCTTCGGAATAACCCGAAACATTTAGCAGTGGCGCGATAGGCCTGCGCTGGGCAACATGGCGCGCGTACATCCACTAAAACAAGCGGAATACTCCAAATGCAACGTGTGCTCAGCCTTTTCATGGCCCTCTCCCTGTGCGTCGGCCTGACGTTCAGCATCGACGCCGAAGCCCGCCGCATGGGCGGTGGCAAGAGCTTCGGCTCTGCCCCGAGCCACCAGACGCGCCAGGCGCAACCGACCAATGCCAGCAAAGCCGCTGCGCCTGCCGCCGCCGGTGCCGCCGCTGCGGGCGGTGCATCCCGCTGGCTGGGCCCGCTGGCAGGCCTTGCCGCCGGTGGCCTGCTGGCCTCGATGTTCATGGGCGAAGGTTTCGAAGGTATCCAGTTCATGGATATCCTGATTTTCGGCGGTATCGCCTTCCTGCTCTTCCGCTTCCTGGCGGCACGTCGTCGCCAGCAGCAACCCGTCGTTGCCGGTCATGCGCCGCTGCAACGCGAAGCTGCACCGCAAGTGTCGATCTTCGGTGGCAGCGCAGCACCTGTCGCCAGTGCCGCGCCGGCGATCAACGCCCCGGCCTGGTTCAACGAGCAGAGCTTCGTTTCGGCGGCCCGTGAGCACTTCCTGTCCCTGCAACAGCACTGGGATGCCAACGAGATGGACAAGATCGCCGAGTTCGTCACCCCGCAGATGTTCGACTTCCTCAAGCGTGAGCGGGCCGAACTGGGCGACGGCTACCAGTCCACCTATATCGATGGCCTGGAAATCCAGCTTGAAGGCGTCGACGACAACCCGGACAAGACGGTTGCCACCCTGACCTTCTCCGGTGTGTCGAAGAACTCCCGCTTCGATCAGGGCGAAGCCTTCAGCGAAAGCTGGCGCATGGAGCGCCTGCAAGGCGAGAACCAGCCCTGGCTGGTTGCCGGTATCCGCCAGAACGGCTGATTCGCTGCCAGTGCACAAGAAACCCGGGCTTGCCCGGGTTTCTTCGTTTTTGGGGCGTGTCTGCGTGCTGACGAGTCTTTGATACCGGTCAAGGTTCACGTAGGGATTGTCGGGAAATGAGAATATCTGTCGATTGAGTTCTGGCAAAAAGACACTCCTTCTTTATCATCTCTCGGCTGCCGTTCATGCGGCCAATTACTGTCATTCAAGGAAGGCTCGATGATCCCCTCTGGTTTTCGCAAGACCCTGCTCGCCCTCGCTGTTACCGGAACGGCATTACCTGCTCTGGCGCAGACCGTTCAACTGACTGACAGCGGCCTGTTGTCGGAAAACTTGGCGTATACCGACAGCCTGGAGATCGTGGGTGCTTTCAATGGCAGTGCCTCCGACGCGGTGCGCCTCACCAATGTATCCGTCGCACAAGAGTTGGTCCTGGATGCCGCGATCGAGAATGCCGCAGGCAATGGGGTCGTTTTCGAGGAGGTATTTGGCGATAACACCGTGCTCAGCAGTGTGGGTGGTGATCTGCTGAACAAGGGCGATATTTCGGTTCAGGGTAATGGCAGCCAAGCGTTGAAGATCGAGCAGGTGGGTATCCAGGGCAGCCTGGTCAACCAGGGTAATCTGACGGTCCAGGGCAGCGGATCGAGCGGTGTCCTGTCCATCCAGAACAGCACCATAGCGGGCAATCTGCATAATCAAGGCAGCATCGGTATCACTGGGTTAAACGTCAGTGCTTTGGATATCCGCCGTGATACCTATCTGGTCGGTAGCCTGATCAATTCTGGTCTTATCGAGGCTCAGGGTTTGGACGATCCGATTGCCGACACGGTTTCTGCTGTCCACATACGTGATAGCGCCATCGGCGGGGATATCCTTAACGAGGCCGGGGCTACGATCCGGGCTGTAGGCTTGAATAGTAACGGTATAAGTCTGCAGGGTGCAGCGTTGGAGGGGCGCCTGATAAATGACGGTACCATTGAGGTGGTGGGTGATGGCTTCGCTATCGATCTTTATCAAGGTTTCCAGAACAGTGGCTCGCTTGAGTGGCTTGGACCCACGAGACTCAAACAGTTGGTTAATAACGGCAGCATCATCGGTCATGATGAGGAGTCCATCGCTATTCTGGTCGATGGCGTAATCTTTACCGGAGAAGGCCCAGGTATTCTCAACAATGGCCTGATCCAGTCAGTCGATGATGCGATCGCTTTCGATCCGAACGGGCTGGGGAGAGACAATGCTTCCCTGGTGATCGAAAACAACGGCGATATCATCTCCCAGGCCAACGCCATCGATGCCAGCTATCTTGAAAATGGCGAGCGTATCTACCTCGATTGGAACAGTGGCCGTATCGAAGGCAACCTGATCGATCTGGTCAGTATCAATATCATGGGTGATGTGGCTTTCTCGGGCACCGACAGCACGCAAGCTGGCGCCAACATCCGTATCAAGGATGGCGGATGGATCGATATCGGTGATAGCTATGCTGGCGTTGTCGGCCACCTGGAACTCGAGCAGGCCCATACCCTTATCGACGGCAACCTGAACCTGGCGGGTCTCTCGTCTCTCGGCATGACCCTGAGCAATGCCACCGACACCAACAGGGCCGTGCTGGAAGTGTCCGGCACCCTGGAATTCGATGAAGGTTCCCTCATCCGACTGGCGGCCCAGGGCGAGGACTTCAGCCCCTCGGGCAGTCAGTACATTCTGGCCAAGGCAGGGACTCTGGATGACCAGGGCCTGAGCGTGGTCAGCAGTTCGGCGCTGCTGCGGGTCGACACCTATGGCAGCGAAAACGATCAGGTGACGGCCACGGTTTCACTGCGCAGTGGGACCGAGATCGAGGATATCGTGGCTGGCAATGGTGGCTCCGTGAATGCCGGCAATGCCCTCAAATCCTTCGGGGGCGTGTTGGGCCAACTGGAGCAGAGCGATCCGGTGCTGTTCCAGGCGTTCGCGAATGCCGACCAGGCCAGGCTCGCCAGGCTGGCTGCCGAACTGGCCCCGGATACCCAGGCCGCTGTCCGTGATGCTGCGCAAAGAGGCCTTCAGGCCATCAATACTGCCGCCGGTAACCGTACCGCCAGTTTGCGCCGGGGGCTTTCGTCTGGTGATGGACTCAGCCGCTCGGGTGTCTGGACACAAGCGCTGTATGGCGAGAGCGACCAGGGACGCCGTGATGGTATCGCCGGTTACAACGCCTATAGCCGGGGCATCGCCATCGGTGCCGATGGCAAGCTGGACGATCGACTGACACTCGGCCTGGCCTATGGCTACATCGACACGGACGTCAATGGCAGCAATAGCAGCAGCCGTACCGAAATCGAAAGCCATACGTTCTCGCTCTATGGTGGTTTCGAACAGGGGCCCTGGTTTGCCGATGCCGCGCTCACCTATGGACTGAACGATAACCAGGGCCGGCGTCAGATCGCGGGCACTCTCGCCAAGTCTGACTACGACAGCCAGTCGCTGGGCATGAGCCTTGTTGGCGGTTATGCCTATCGCATGAGCGAGCGCGTGGTGCTCGAACCGCGCCTGGCCGCTCGCTATAGTCAGGTCGATATCGATGGCTACCGTGAAAAGGGTTCCTCTGCCGCATTGCAGGTCGATAGCCAACGCTATGAGGTTGCCGAGCTCGGTGCCGGTTTCAGGGTTGCGGCCGATTATCCGCTGGCACAGGGTCGTCTGGAGCCTCAACTGCGTTTGATGGCGTACCACGACTTCGCGGCGGACAGCAGCCGCAGTACATCGACCTTCCTGGTCGGCGGCACACCGTTCGTCACCAGTGGCGCGAGCCCGGTGCGCAACAGCTATGAAGCGTCGGCGGGGCTCGCTTACCACCTGGGGGCGATGACGCTGGGCGTGAGCTACGACCATACCGGCAAGAGCGGTTTCGATGCCGATACCTTCGCTGCGAAAGTACGATACGACTTCTGAGTCCTGAGTAACTCCGCCGTCAGTCAGCCTATCGGAAGGCAATTGCCGCGATAGGCTGACAATTCGCTTATCTGGTCTACCTTTTTCTTGTCAGGGACAAAGGAGATCGGCCCATGTTGGCGGCACTGCTTCCGATGTTGCGCGCAGTTGGCTTGCCACTGCGTTTGCGCCTGTGGGACGGGCGCAGCTTCGACCTTTCTGCCTCGCCCACGGTGACCCTGACGCTGCATGACCCGGTATTGCTGGATGAGTTGCAGCATCCCAGCCTCGATCGTTTGGGGGCCGCTTATGTCGAGGGGCGGCTGGATCTGGACGGTCCGCTCGAAGAGGTCATGCGGGTGGGCGATCGCCTGACCCGGGCGCTGGGCGACGACATGCGTGGCACGCCGGGTTCTTCCGCGCACGACCGTGCCACGGATGCCGAAGCGATTTCCTACCACTACGACCTTTCCAACGATTTCTACCGGCTCTGGCTCGACCCGGAGATGGTCTATTCCTGTGCCTATTTCGAGAGCGGCCGGGAGTCGCTGGAACAGGCGCAGCAGGCCAAGTTGCGCCACCTGTGCCGCAAGCTGCGCCTCAAACCTGGCGAGCGGTTGCTGGATGTCGGTTGCGGTTGGGGCGGGCTGGCGCGTTTTGCTGCGCGGGAGTTCGGTGTCGAGGTCTTCGGTATCACCCTTAGCCAGGCGCAGTTGACGCTGGGGCGGCAACGGGTGATCGACGCGGGGTTGCAGGACCGTGTTCGGCTGGAACTGCTCGACTATCGTGATCTGCCGCAGGACGAGCGGTTCGACAAAGTGGTCAGCGTCGGCATGTTCGAGCATGTCGGCCATGCCAACCTGCCGTTGTATTGCCAGCGGTTGTACGGCGCCGTGCGCCCGGGCGGGCTGGTGCTCAACCATGGCATCACCGCGCGGCACCTGGATGGTCGACCGGTGGGGCATGGGGCGGGAGCCTTTATCGGGCGCTTCGTGTTTCCCCATGGCGAGCTGCCGCATCTGGTGAATATCTGTGCGGACATCAGTGAGTCGGGGCTGGAAGTGGTGGATGTGGAAAGCCTGCGCCCGCATTACGCCCGTACGCTGTCACTGTGGAGCCAGCGCCTGGACGAGCGTCTGGAGGAGGCTCGCCGCCTGGTGCCTGAGCGTGCGTTGCGTATCTGGCGTGTCTATCTGGCAGGCTGCGCCTATGGCTTCAGCCGTGGCTGGGTCAACCTGCATCAGATTCTTGCTGGCAAACCACGGGCCGATGACTCGCTGGAGCTGCCCTGGAGCCGGGCGGATATCTACCGCGATTGAGCGGGCAGGATCAGCGCTCTGCGAGCAGCAGCAGGTTGCGTGGGGTCAGACTGTCGGTACAGAAGGTGCCCAGGCGGGTCCGGTAGCCGTGTTCCTCCAGCAGCAGGACGCGATCGAGTGCCAGCCAGAGTTCCAGCGGACGCCGGAACAGGTTGCGCAACCGTTCGAGGTTACGCACCTGGGCCAGTCGCTCCCAGCCGGCCTGCTCCAGTGACTGCCAATCCTGTGGCGTGGGTTCGGGCAGTGCCTTCAATTGCGCCAGGTCGCGGACATAGCGCTCGAACGGTTTGTGCAGCCAGGCGCTGGGCAGTGATGGCGTTGGCAGGTAGTCGTCGCTCTGGCGCGCCAGGCGCTGGTACAGGTCGAAGCCCAGTCGCCAGGCCATCGACTGGTCGCGCTGGCGACGTTCGCGGGCGCCTGCGGTGACGGTTTCGCTCAGCGGCAGCCCCAGGTCGTCCTTGCTCAGGTGCAGCCTCGAGCGCTGTCCTGCTTGTGACAGGGGCTGGTACTGGTCGCTGGCGATGCGGTTGTAGCAGCAAGGTGCCAGCGCCAGTTGAGTGCATCCCTCTGCGATGGCGACCTGCAATAGCCGGACGTGCAGATCGCCACAGGCGTGCAGGGCGACGGGTGTGTACGAGGCGTGCAGGCCATCGTGGACCTCTGCCATGACATCCTGCTGACGATGCTCTGCCCGGATACCCGCCCGCTGACTGAGCTGGCGCCCTTCCTCGACCAGCGCCGCATCCCATTCCAGGCAGGTCAGGGGCGTGCCATCCAGGGCCAGTAGCCGCCCCAGATGCCCTTTGCCGGAGCACCAGTCCAGCCAGTGTCCGGGCTTGCGGGTGAACCGCAACGAGCTGGAAAAGGCCTGTATCTGTTGCCACTTGCGCCCAGGGACATGCGCGCTGGCACGGGCTGTGACCGGTGGGAGCGGCTGGTCGGGCAGGGGCTGGAGCCGGGACAGCCGTTGCGCCTGCTGCGCCAGTTCGGGGAACGGCGCGGGCAGTGCTTCCTGGAGTTCGCTCCGCTCGGCATCTTCCAGGCTGAGCTGGCGCAACTGCTTCGCCAGTTCAGGGTGTTCCTGTTCCCAGGGTAAGCGCAGGTTCGTGAAGGGCTTTGGGCGCCACAGGCCCTGATGTTCCAGCAGGAAAGCATCGAGGGCCTGGAAGCGTTGCAGGTGTTCGCTCACATGCTACCGGCCATAGACCTGCTCTGGCAGCCAAGTGATCAGGCTGGGCCAGAAGTAGGCGATCACCAGCATGGAGATCTGGATACCGATGAAGGGGATCACGCCCTTGTACATGGTGATGGTTGACACCGTGCGGGGTGTGACACCTCGCAGATAGAACAGTGAGAAGCCCAGGGGCGGAGTGAGGAAAGACGTTTGCAGGTTGAGTGCGATCATTACCCCCAGCCAGATCGGGTCCAGTCCCATGACCAGCAATACGGGGCCGACGATAGGAACCACGACGAAGATGATCTCGATGAAGTCGAGGATGAAGCCCAGCAGGAAGATCACCAGCATCACCAGGAAGAAGGCACCCAGCACGCCGCCCGGCAACTGCTGGAAGACTTCCTCGATCAGGTGTTCGCCGCCGAAGCCACGGAAGACCAGGGAGAACAGCGAGGCGCCGATCAGGATCAGGAACACCATGCAGGTGATCGAGGTGGTGCCGTTGGCGACGTCGCGCAGTTGTGGCAGGGTCAGTTGTCCACGCGTCAGGGCCAGCAATGTCGCACCGACCGCGCCGATGGCGGCGGCTTCGGTGGGCGTGGCAAAGCCGGCGAGGATCGATCCGAGTACCGCGACGATCAGCAGCAGTGGCGGCAGCAACGCACCGAGCAGCTTGCCCCATTGAACCTCGCCCAGTTCTTCCTTGGGCACCACGGGCAGTTTCTTCGGCTGCAGGAAGGCCACGGCGATCAGGTAGGTGACGTACAACAGGATCAGCAGCAGGCCGGGTATGAGTGCACCCATGAACAAGTCGCCGACCGAGACGGTCTTGGGTGAAAACACGCCCATGCGCAGTTGAGCTTGTTGGTAGGCGCTGGACATCACGTCACCCAGCAGTACCAGCACGATTGACGGTGGGATGATCTGGCCGAGGGTGCCTGTAGCCGCCAGAGTTCCAGTGGAGACGGCTGGGTCGTAGCCTCGGCGCAGCATGGTCGGCAGGGCCAGCAGCCCCATGGTTACCACGGTCGCGCCGACGATGCCGGTACTGGCGGCGAGCAGCGCACCGACCAGGCACACCGATATCGCCAGGCCTCCACGTATACCGCCGAACAGGCGTGCCATTGATTCCAGCAGGTCTTCCGCGACCCGTGATTTTTCCAGCATCACGCCCATGAACACGAACAGCGGCACCGCCAGCATGGTCTGGTTGTTCATGATGCCGA is part of the Pseudomonas sp. ABC1 genome and encodes:
- a CDS encoding methyltransferase, yielding MSEHLQRFQALDAFLLEHQGLWRPKPFTNLRLPWEQEHPELAKQLRQLSLEDAERSELQEALPAPFPELAQQAQRLSRLQPLPDQPLPPVTARASAHVPGRKWQQIQAFSSSLRFTRKPGHWLDWCSGKGHLGRLLALDGTPLTCLEWDAALVEEGRQLSQRAGIRAEHRQQDVMAEVHDGLHASYTPVALHACGDLHVRLLQVAIAEGCTQLALAPCCYNRIASDQYQPLSQAGQRSRLHLSKDDLGLPLSETVTAGARERRQRDQSMAWRLGFDLYQRLARQSDDYLPTPSLPSAWLHKPFERYVRDLAQLKALPEPTPQDWQSLEQAGWERLAQVRNLERLRNLFRRPLELWLALDRVLLLEEHGYRTRLGTFCTDSLTPRNLLLLAER
- a CDS encoding TRAP transporter large permease subunit, with amino-acid sequence MAEVMAVLLFVSICLALMGGYPVAFTLGGMSLLFAGVGILTGTFDGGYLHALPNRLFGIMNNQTMLAVPLFVFMGVMLEKSRVAEDLLESMARLFGGIRGGLAISVCLVGALLAASTGIVGATVVTMGLLALPTMLRRGYDPAVSTGTLAATGTLGQIIPPSIVLVLLGDVMSSAYQQAQLRMGVFSPKTVSVGDLFMGALIPGLLLILLYVTYLIAVAFLQPKKLPVVPKEELGEVQWGKLLGALLPPLLLIVAVLGSILAGFATPTEAAAIGAVGATLLALTRGQLTLPQLRDVANGTTSITCMVFLILIGASLFSLVFRGFGGEHLIEEVFQQLPGGVLGAFFLVMLVIFLLGFILDFIEIIFVVVPIVGPVLLVMGLDPIWLGVMIALNLQTSFLTPPLGFSLFYLRGVTPRTVSTITMYKGVIPFIGIQISMLVIAYFWPSLITWLPEQVYGR
- the cfaB gene encoding C17 cyclopropane fatty acid synthase CfaB gives rise to the protein MLAALLPMLRAVGLPLRLRLWDGRSFDLSASPTVTLTLHDPVLLDELQHPSLDRLGAAYVEGRLDLDGPLEEVMRVGDRLTRALGDDMRGTPGSSAHDRATDAEAISYHYDLSNDFYRLWLDPEMVYSCAYFESGRESLEQAQQAKLRHLCRKLRLKPGERLLDVGCGWGGLARFAAREFGVEVFGITLSQAQLTLGRQRVIDAGLQDRVRLELLDYRDLPQDERFDKVVSVGMFEHVGHANLPLYCQRLYGAVRPGGLVLNHGITARHLDGRPVGHGAGAFIGRFVFPHGELPHLVNICADISESGLEVVDVESLRPHYARTLSLWSQRLDERLEEARRLVPERALRIWRVYLAGCAYGFSRGWVNLHQILAGKPRADDSLELPWSRADIYRD
- a CDS encoding LysR family transcriptional regulator, encoding MSRDLPSLNALRAFEAAARLLSIGKAGEELHVTHGAISRQVRLLEEELGVALLVRDGRGVKLTDAGLRLRDVAGDSFQRLQAVCGELRHQPLDAPFVLDCPGSLLARWLIPRLSRINRDLPDLRLQLSSSQGELQPLTSGAHATLLFAEPPWPPEVRVYELASESIGPVLSPRYANYPRLCDTAPDALLNEALLHTGSRPQAWPQWAARVGLAPDNLRFGQGFEHLYYLLEAAVAGLGVAIAPRQLVADDLASGRLEAPWGFVDSRARLALWVPARHSDPRAERLAAWLLDELADR
- a CDS encoding Tim44 domain-containing protein, with product MQRVLSLFMALSLCVGLTFSIDAEARRMGGGKSFGSAPSHQTRQAQPTNASKAAAPAAAGAAAAGGASRWLGPLAGLAAGGLLASMFMGEGFEGIQFMDILIFGGIAFLLFRFLAARRRQQQPVVAGHAPLQREAAPQVSIFGGSAAPVASAAPAINAPAWFNEQSFVSAAREHFLSLQQHWDANEMDKIAEFVTPQMFDFLKRERAELGDGYQSTYIDGLEIQLEGVDDNPDKTVATLTFSGVSKNSRFDQGEAFSESWRMERLQGENQPWLVAGIRQNG
- a CDS encoding carbonic anhydrase — translated: MSKKNSQTESADVALQHIVTGVKRFREDVFPAQRELFKKLAHEQTPRAMFITCADSRIIPELITNSSPGDLFVTRNVGNVVPPYGQMNGGVSTAIEFAVMALGVHHIIVCGHSDCGAMKAVLNPVELESMPTVKAWLRHSEVAKTVVAENCGCADHNTLGILTEENVLAQLDHLRTHPSVAARLASGQLFIHGWVYDIESCEIKAYDAAKGEFRPIGDGPLPMATPKARYSSE
- a CDS encoding autotransporter outer membrane beta-barrel domain-containing protein → MIPSGFRKTLLALAVTGTALPALAQTVQLTDSGLLSENLAYTDSLEIVGAFNGSASDAVRLTNVSVAQELVLDAAIENAAGNGVVFEEVFGDNTVLSSVGGDLLNKGDISVQGNGSQALKIEQVGIQGSLVNQGNLTVQGSGSSGVLSIQNSTIAGNLHNQGSIGITGLNVSALDIRRDTYLVGSLINSGLIEAQGLDDPIADTVSAVHIRDSAIGGDILNEAGATIRAVGLNSNGISLQGAALEGRLINDGTIEVVGDGFAIDLYQGFQNSGSLEWLGPTRLKQLVNNGSIIGHDEESIAILVDGVIFTGEGPGILNNGLIQSVDDAIAFDPNGLGRDNASLVIENNGDIISQANAIDASYLENGERIYLDWNSGRIEGNLIDLVSINIMGDVAFSGTDSTQAGANIRIKDGGWIDIGDSYAGVVGHLELEQAHTLIDGNLNLAGLSSLGMTLSNATDTNRAVLEVSGTLEFDEGSLIRLAAQGEDFSPSGSQYILAKAGTLDDQGLSVVSSSALLRVDTYGSENDQVTATVSLRSGTEIEDIVAGNGGSVNAGNALKSFGGVLGQLEQSDPVLFQAFANADQARLARLAAELAPDTQAAVRDAAQRGLQAINTAAGNRTASLRRGLSSGDGLSRSGVWTQALYGESDQGRRDGIAGYNAYSRGIAIGADGKLDDRLTLGLAYGYIDTDVNGSNSSSRTEIESHTFSLYGGFEQGPWFADAALTYGLNDNQGRRQIAGTLAKSDYDSQSLGMSLVGGYAYRMSERVVLEPRLAARYSQVDIDGYREKGSSAALQVDSQRYEVAELGAGFRVAADYPLAQGRLEPQLRLMAYHDFAADSSRSTSTFLVGGTPFVTSGASPVRNSYEASAGLAYHLGAMTLGVSYDHTGKSGFDADTFAAKVRYDF